In Hippoglossus hippoglossus isolate fHipHip1 chromosome 24, fHipHip1.pri, whole genome shotgun sequence, a single genomic region encodes these proteins:
- the cpsf2 gene encoding cleavage and polyadenylation specificity factor subunit 2: protein MTSIIKLTAVSGVQEESALCYLLQVDEFRFLLDCGWDENFSMDIIDAMKRYVHQVDAVLLSHPDPLHLGALPYAVGKLGLNCTIYATIPVYKMGQMFMYDLYQSRNNSEDFKLFTLDDVDCAFDKIQQLKYSQIVHLKGKGHGLSITPLSAGHMIGGTIWKIVKDEEEEIIYAVDFNHKREIHLNGCTLESISRPSLLITDSFNATYVQPRRKQRDEQLLTNVMETLRGDGNVLIAVDTAGRVLELAQLLDQIWRTKDAGLGVYPLALLNNVSYNVVEFSKSQVEWMSDKLMRCFEDKRNNPFQFRHLTLCHSLADLARVPSPKVVLCSQPDLESGFSRELFIQWCQDAKNSIILTYRTTPGTLARYLIDNPGEKMLDLEVRKRVKLEGKELEEFLEKDKQKKEAAKKLEQAKEVDVDSSDESDLDDDLDQPAVVKNKHHDLMMKSEGSRKGSFFKQAKKSYPMFPTHEERIKWDEYGEIIRLEEFLVPELQATEEEKNKLESGMTNGDEPMDQDLSVVPTKCISSVENLEIKARITYIDYEGRSDGDSIKKIINQMKPRQLAIVHGPPEASLDLAESCKAFSKDIKVYTPKLQETIDATSETHIYQVRLKDSLVSSLQFCKAKDTELAWIDGVLDMRVVKVDTGVMLEEGVKEDVEEGDLAMDVVPDLGIDINATAVAAQRALKSLFGEDEKELSEESDVIPMLEPLPPPEIAGHQSVFINEPRLSDFKQVLLREGIQAEFVGGVLVCNNMVAVRRTEAGRIGLEGCLCDDYYKIRELLYQQYAVV, encoded by the exons GCAGGTGGACGAGTTCCGCTTCCTCCTGGACTGTGGCTGGGATGAGAACTTCTCCATGGACATCATCGATGCTATGAAACG ataTGTTCATCAGGTCGATGCTGTGCTCCTCTCCCACCCTGACCCCTTACACCTGGGAGCCCTGCCCTACGCTGTGGGCAAACTGGGTCTAAACTGTACAATTTATGCCACAATTCCTGTTTATAAGATGGGTCAGATGTTCATGTATGATCTTTATCAG TCTCGAAACAACAGTGAAGATTTCAAGCTCTTCACTCTCGACGATGTGGACTGTGCTTTTGATAAAATCCAGCAGCTGAAATACTCTCAGATTGTCCACCTGAAAG GCAAAGGACATGGTCTCTCCATCACGCCGCTTTCGGCTGGTCACATGATAGGAGGCACCATTTGGAAAATTgtgaaagacgaggaggaggagattatTTACGCCGTGGACTTCAACCACAAGAGAGAGAT cCACCTGAATGGCTGCACACTGGAGAGCATCAGTCGTCCTTCCTTACTTATTACAGACTCCTTCAATGCCACATATGTGCAGCCACGTCGTAAACAAAGAGATGAGCAGCTCCTCA CTAATGTGATGGAGACCCTCCGAGGTGACGGTAATGTCCTGATTGCCGTGGATACAGCAGGGCGCGTGTTGGAGTTGGCTCAGCTCCTGGACCAGATCTGGAGGACAAAGGATGCTGGGCTGGGGGTTTACCCACTCGCTCTGCTAAACAATGTCAGCTACAACGTGGTGGAGTTTTCCAAGTCCCAG GTGGAGTGGATGAGTGACAAACTCATGAGGTGTTTTGAGGACAAGAGAAACAACCCCTTCCAGTTTCGTCACCTGACCTTGTGCCACAGTCTAGCAGACCTGGCCCGGGTGCCCAGCCCCAAGGTGGTGCTCTGCAGCCAGCCAGACCTCGAGTCAGGCTTTTCTCGAGAGCTCTTCATCCAGTGGTGCCAAGATGCCAAAAACTCCATCATCCTGACCTACCGCACTACACCTGGAACCCTGGCCCGTTACCTCATCGACAACCCTGGAGAGAAGATGCTGGATCTGGAG GTGAGGAAAAGAGTGAAGCTCGAAGGCAAGGAGCTGGAAGAATTCCTGGAAAAggacaaacaaaagaaagaggCAGCTAAAAAACTTGAACAAGCAAAAGA GGTGGACGTGGACTCCAGCGATGAGAGTGATCTGGACGATGATCTGGACCAGCCTGCAgtagtaaaaaacaaacaccatgaCTTGATGATGAAGAGCGAGGGGAGCCGCAAAGGCAGTTTCTTCAAACAAGCCAAAAAATCGTATCCAATGTTCCCCACGCACGAGGAAAGGATCAAATGGGACGAGTATGGGGAAATCATCAG GCTAGAGGAGTTTCTGGTTCCCGAACTGCaagccacagaggaggagaaaaacaaacttgaatCTGGCATGACCAACGGTGATGAACCTATGGACCAGGATCTCTCTGTCGTTCCAACCAAATGCATCTCCAGTGTAGAAAACCTCGAAATTAA AGCGAGAATAACATACATAGACTACGAAGGTCGCTCTGATGGCGACTCCATCAAGAAGATTATTAATCAGATGAAGCCCAGGCAGCTCGCCATCGTTCACGGGCCACCAGAAGCCAGTCTGGACTTGGCTGAGTCTTGCAAGGCTTTCAGCAAGGACATCAAGGTCTACACACCCAAACTGCAGGAGACCATAGACGCCACCAGTGAGACGCACATCTACCAG GTGCGGTTGAAGGACTCCTTGGTGAGCTCTCTGCAGTTCTGCAAAGCCAAGGACACGGAGCTGGCATGGATTGATGGCGTGCTGGACATGCGCGTGGTGAAGGTGGACACCGGCGTGATGCTCgaggagggagtgaaggaggatgTCGAGGAGGGCGACCTGGCCATGGACGTCGTCCCCGATCTCGGCATCGACATCAACGCCACAGCGGTGGCCGCACAGCGAGCCCTCAAGAGCCTGTTTGGAGAGGACGAGAAGGAGCTGTCTGAAGAGAGTGACGTGATTCCCATGTTAGAGCCGCTGCCTCCACCCGAG ATTGCTGGGCATCAGTCGGTGTTCATCAACGAGCCGCGCCTGTCTGACTTCAAGCAGGTCCTGCTTAGAGAGGGCATCCAGGCCGAGTTTGTGGGAGGAGTTCTGGTGTGCAACAACATGGTGGCCGTCCGCAGG ACGGAGGCCGGACGCATCGGGCTGGAAGGCTGCCTGTGTGACGACTACTACAAGATCCGGGAGCTGCTGTATCAGCAGTACGCCGTGgtatag